A section of the Pseudomonas sp. Q1-7 genome encodes:
- the lpxC gene encoding UDP-3-O-acyl-N-acetylglucosamine deacetylase: MIRQRTLKNIIRATGVGLHSGEKVYLTLKPAPVDTGIVFRRTDLDPVVEIPARAENVGETTMSTTLINGEVKVDTVEHLLSAMAGLGIDNAYVELSASEVPIMDGSAGPFVFLIQSAGLQEQEAPKKFIRILHEVTVEEGDKRATFVPFDGFKVSFEIDFDHPVFRNRTQSASVDFSSTSFVKEVSRARTFGFMRDIEFLRSQNLALGGSVENAIVVDENQVLNEDGLRYEDEFVKHKILDAIGDLYLLGNSLIGEFRGFKSGHALNNRLLRQLIEQKDAWEVVTFEDARTAPISYMRPVAAV, from the coding sequence ATGATCAGACAACGCACTCTCAAGAACATTATCCGTGCCACTGGTGTGGGGCTGCATTCCGGGGAAAAGGTCTACCTGACCCTCAAGCCCGCACCGGTCGACACCGGCATAGTGTTCCGCCGTACCGACCTCGATCCCGTGGTGGAAATTCCCGCCCGCGCCGAGAATGTCGGTGAGACCACCATGTCGACCACACTGATCAACGGTGAGGTCAAGGTGGACACCGTGGAGCACCTGCTTTCGGCCATGGCTGGCCTGGGCATCGACAACGCCTACGTCGAACTCTCCGCGTCGGAAGTGCCGATCATGGACGGCAGTGCCGGTCCCTTCGTCTTCCTGATTCAATCCGCCGGCCTGCAGGAGCAGGAAGCGCCGAAGAAGTTCATCCGGATCCTGCATGAAGTGACAGTGGAGGAGGGCGACAAGCGCGCCACCTTCGTGCCCTTCGACGGCTTCAAGGTGAGCTTCGAGATCGATTTCGATCACCCGGTATTCCGCAACCGTACCCAGAGTGCGAGCGTGGACTTCTCCAGCACCTCGTTCGTCAAGGAGGTCAGCCGCGCGCGGACCTTCGGCTTCATGCGCGACATCGAGTTCCTGCGTTCGCAGAACCTGGCACTCGGCGGCAGCGTGGAGAACGCCATCGTGGTTGACGAGAACCAGGTGCTCAACGAAGACGGCCTGCGTTACGAGGACGAGTTCGTCAAGCACAAGATTCTCGATGCGATCGGTGACCTCTATCTGCTCGGCAACAGCCTGATCGGCGAATTCCGTGGCTTCAAGTCTGGCCATGCGCTGAACAACCGCCTGCTGCGCCAGCTCATCGAGCAGAAGGACGCCTGGGAAGTGGTGACCTTCGAGGATGCCAGGACTGCGCCTATTTCCTATATGCGACCGGTAGCAGCCGTTTAA
- a CDS encoding ISL3 family transposase: protein MHPIDLAAFWPGYAVVSCRQSTHDTLLIELEPQVGSIPECGRCGEACPLIHERRTRQVRDRDLFDQRVLLQLPVRRVDCLSCGRVTERISWLEPVSRLTQRLRVWLEGLLQLLPISHVSRLTGLHWHTLKTLDKRRLEAAVGAFKPGDVRRLVMDEFALHKGHRYATVIMDAERTRVLWVGHGNSREAIRPFFELLGERCQQIEAVAMDMNTAFDLEVKRHCPQAEVVYDLFHVVARYGREVIDRIRVDQANLLREDKPARKVVKQSRWLLLRNHDNLKDGQAVQLQELLAANQPLATVYVLKDALKAIWYAPSVQEGWRRWRSWLRHARDSGLAPLQRFARNLRKYARGILASARFHLHTSLLEGVNNRIKVIKRMAYGFRDSAYFFLKIKAAFPGKAR, encoded by the coding sequence GTGCATCCTATTGATCTTGCTGCTTTCTGGCCAGGCTACGCAGTCGTCTCCTGTCGCCAATCAACCCACGACACCCTGCTAATCGAGCTCGAGCCTCAAGTCGGCTCCATCCCCGAATGCGGACGCTGTGGTGAAGCCTGTCCATTGATCCATGAGCGGCGGACTCGTCAGGTGCGCGATCGCGATCTGTTCGACCAGCGCGTCTTGCTCCAGCTACCGGTGCGCCGCGTCGATTGCCTGAGTTGTGGGCGGGTAACCGAGCGGATCAGCTGGTTGGAACCGGTGTCGCGTTTGACCCAACGCTTGCGCGTCTGGCTCGAAGGCTTGCTGCAATTGCTGCCCATCAGTCATGTCAGCCGCCTCACCGGCCTGCACTGGCACACGCTCAAGACGCTCGATAAGCGCCGCCTGGAGGCCGCCGTTGGCGCTTTCAAGCCGGGCGATGTTCGCCGTCTGGTGATGGACGAGTTCGCCCTGCACAAGGGGCATCGTTATGCCACGGTGATCATGGATGCCGAGCGGACGCGGGTGCTGTGGGTCGGGCATGGCAACAGCCGCGAGGCGATTCGCCCGTTCTTCGAATTGCTGGGCGAGCGCTGCCAGCAGATCGAGGCGGTGGCGATGGACATGAACACGGCTTTCGACCTGGAGGTGAAGCGGCACTGCCCGCAGGCCGAAGTGGTGTATGACCTGTTCCACGTGGTGGCGCGCTACGGCCGTGAGGTGATCGACCGTATCCGCGTCGACCAGGCCAACCTCCTGCGCGAAGACAAACCGGCGCGCAAGGTGGTCAAGCAGAGTCGCTGGCTGCTGCTGCGCAATCACGACAACCTCAAGGACGGGCAGGCCGTGCAGTTGCAAGAGCTGCTCGCGGCCAACCAACCACTGGCCACGGTCTATGTGCTCAAGGATGCGTTAAAGGCAATCTGGTACGCCCCCAGTGTGCAGGAGGGCTGGCGGCGCTGGCGAAGTTGGCTACGGCATGCCCGGGACAGCGGTCTGGCGCCACTGCAACGCTTTGCCCGCAACCTGCGCAAATACGCCCGGGGCATCCTCGCCAGTGCGCGTTTCCACCTACATACCAGCCTGCTGGAGGGCGTGAATAACCGTATCAAGGTGATCAAGCGCATGGCCTATGGCTTCCGAGACTCAGCCTACTTCTTCCTGAAAATCAAGGCTGCCTTCCCCGGGAAAGCGCGATGA
- a CDS encoding DUF721 domain-containing protein, with translation MAFRPLPARSPAVLLREEKPLRALFNEAQRIDQLQQLLASQLQPAAREHCHVASWREGRLLLIVTDGHWATRLRYQQARLLRQLKGFEAFAGLERIIFKVQPSFTPASTQATEGRLSPTAAESLQATAETVSDPRLREALERLARHGRPHD, from the coding sequence ATGGCGTTCCGTCCTTTGCCCGCCCGCTCCCCCGCCGTGCTGTTGCGCGAGGAGAAGCCGTTGCGTGCGCTGTTCAACGAGGCGCAACGCATCGATCAGTTGCAGCAATTGCTGGCCAGCCAACTTCAGCCCGCAGCCCGCGAACACTGTCATGTCGCCTCATGGCGCGAGGGTCGGCTGCTGCTGATCGTCACCGACGGTCATTGGGCGACTCGCCTGCGCTACCAGCAAGCTCGCCTGCTGCGCCAACTGAAAGGGTTCGAGGCTTTCGCCGGCCTGGAGCGAATCATCTTCAAGGTCCAGCCGAGTTTCACCCCCGCCAGCACCCAGGCGACCGAAGGCCGCCTTTCCCCCACTGCCGCGGAAAGCCTGCAGGCCACGGCGGAAACGGTCAGCGACCCAAGGCTGCGGGAAGCCCTGGAGCGCCTGGCGCGCCACGGCCGACCGCACGACTGA
- the secA gene encoding preprotein translocase subunit SecA — protein sequence MFAPLLKKLFGSKNDREVKRMAKAVQAINAFEEQMVALSDDQLRAKTEEFKARLAQGETLDQLLPEAFAVAREAGKRVMGMRHFDVQLIGGMTLHEGKIAEMRTGEGKTLVGTLAVYLNALSGKGVHVITVNDYLARRDANWMRPLYEFLGLSVGIVTPFQPPEEKRAAYAADITYGTNNEFGFDYLRDNMAFSLDDKFQRELNFAVIDEVDSILIDEARTPLIISGQAEDSSKLYIQINKLIPRLKLHVEEVEGQVTQEGHYSVDEKTRQVELNEMGHQFIEEMLTQAGLLAEGESLYSAHNLSLLTHVYAALRAHTLFHRNIEYIVQNDQVLLIDEHTGRTMPGRRLSEGLHQAIEAKENLPIQAESQTLASTTFQNYFRLYKKLSGMTGTADTEAFEFRQIYGLDVVVIPTHRPIARKDFNDLVYLTQEEKFGAIITDIKECQASGRPVLVGTASIDSSEYVAQLLVKAGIEHKVLNAKYHEKEAEIIAQAGRPGAVTIATNMAGRGTDILLGGNWEAEVAALEGPTDEQVAQIKAEWQKRHQQVIEAGGLHVVASERHESRRIDNQLRGRAGRQGDPGSSRFYLSLEDNLMRIFASDRVKNFMKALGMQSGEAIEHRMVTNAIEKAQRKVEGRNFDIRKQLLEYDDVANEQRKVIYHMRNSLLAAADIGDTIGEFREEVLNGTIDAHIPPQSMPEQWDIAGLEAALFSDFGLKLPIQQWLDEDDKLYEETLREKILAQLLAAYNEKEELAGAEALRAFEKQMLLRVLDDLWKDHLSTMDHLRHGIHLRGYAQKNPKQEYKRESFTLFQELLDSIKRDTIRVLSHVQVRREDPAEEEARLRREAEEMARRMQFQHAAAPSLDEPEMAEEDGDVAVATATAPVRTEPKVGRNEPCPCGSGKKYKHCHGQIN from the coding sequence ATGTTCGCGCCATTGTTGAAGAAACTCTTTGGAAGCAAGAACGATCGCGAAGTGAAGCGCATGGCCAAGGCCGTGCAGGCCATCAACGCGTTCGAAGAGCAGATGGTGGCCCTGTCCGATGACCAACTGCGTGCCAAGACCGAAGAGTTCAAGGCGCGCCTGGCCCAGGGCGAGACGCTCGACCAGTTACTGCCGGAAGCCTTCGCGGTGGCGCGTGAGGCTGGCAAGCGCGTGATGGGCATGCGCCACTTCGACGTTCAGCTGATTGGCGGCATGACCTTGCACGAGGGCAAGATCGCCGAGATGCGCACCGGTGAGGGCAAGACCCTGGTAGGCACCCTGGCGGTCTACCTCAATGCGCTGTCCGGCAAGGGCGTGCACGTGATCACCGTGAACGACTACCTGGCCCGCCGCGACGCCAACTGGATGCGTCCTCTGTATGAGTTCCTCGGCCTGTCCGTCGGTATCGTCACCCCCTTCCAACCGCCGGAAGAGAAGCGCGCTGCCTACGCCGCCGACATCACCTACGGCACCAACAACGAATTCGGTTTCGACTACCTGCGCGACAACATGGCCTTCAGCCTGGACGACAAGTTCCAGCGCGAGCTGAACTTCGCCGTGATCGACGAGGTGGACTCCATCCTCATCGACGAAGCGCGAACGCCGCTGATCATTTCCGGCCAGGCCGAAGACAGCTCCAAGCTCTATATCCAGATCAACAAGCTGATTCCGCGCCTCAAGCTGCACGTCGAAGAGGTGGAGGGCCAGGTCACCCAGGAAGGCCACTACTCGGTCGACGAGAAGACCCGCCAGGTCGAGCTCAACGAGATGGGCCACCAGTTCATCGAGGAAATGCTCACCCAGGCCGGCCTGCTGGCCGAGGGCGAGAGCCTCTACTCGGCGCACAACCTCAGCCTGCTGACCCACGTCTATGCCGCGCTGCGTGCCCACACCCTGTTCCACCGCAACATCGAGTACATCGTGCAGAACGACCAGGTGCTGCTGATCGACGAGCACACCGGCCGTACCATGCCGGGCCGCCGCTTGTCCGAAGGCCTGCACCAGGCCATCGAGGCCAAGGAAAACCTGCCGATCCAGGCGGAAAGCCAGACCCTGGCTTCCACCACTTTCCAGAACTACTTCCGCCTCTACAAGAAGCTGTCCGGCATGACCGGCACCGCAGACACCGAGGCCTTCGAGTTCCGTCAGATCTACGGCCTGGACGTGGTGGTCATCCCCACCCACCGTCCGATTGCCCGTAAGGACTTCAACGACCTGGTCTACCTGACCCAGGAAGAAAAGTTCGGCGCCATCATCACCGACATCAAGGAGTGCCAGGCCAGCGGCCGTCCGGTGCTGGTGGGTACCGCCTCCATCGACAGTTCCGAGTATGTTGCCCAACTGCTGGTCAAGGCTGGCATCGAGCACAAGGTGCTCAACGCCAAGTACCACGAGAAGGAAGCCGAGATCATCGCCCAGGCCGGTCGTCCGGGCGCAGTGACCATCGCCACCAACATGGCGGGCCGTGGTACCGACATCCTCCTCGGCGGCAACTGGGAGGCCGAGGTGGCTGCCCTGGAAGGGCCGACCGACGAGCAGGTTGCGCAGATCAAGGCCGAATGGCAGAAGCGCCACCAGCAGGTGATCGAGGCCGGTGGCTTGCACGTGGTCGCTTCCGAGCGTCACGAATCCCGCCGTATCGACAACCAGTTGCGTGGCCGCGCCGGTCGCCAGGGTGACCCGGGTTCCAGCCGCTTCTACCTGTCGCTGGAAGACAACCTGATGCGCATCTTCGCCTCCGACCGGGTGAAGAATTTCATGAAGGCGCTGGGCATGCAGTCCGGCGAGGCCATCGAACACCGCATGGTGACCAACGCCATCGAAAAGGCCCAGCGCAAGGTCGAAGGCCGCAACTTCGACATCCGCAAGCAGCTCCTCGAATACGATGACGTGGCCAACGAGCAGCGCAAGGTGATCTATCACATGCGCAACAGCCTGCTGGCGGCCGCCGACATCGGCGACACCATCGGCGAGTTCCGCGAGGAAGTGCTGAACGGCACCATCGATGCCCATATCCCGCCGCAGTCGATGCCCGAGCAGTGGGACATTGCGGGTTTGGAGGCGGCGCTGTTCAGCGATTTCGGCCTGAAGCTGCCGATCCAGCAATGGCTCGATGAGGACGACAAGCTCTACGAAGAAACCCTGCGCGAGAAGATCCTGGCGCAACTGCTGGCGGCGTACAACGAGAAGGAAGAACTCGCCGGTGCCGAAGCCCTGCGCGCCTTCGAGAAGCAGATGCTGCTGCGTGTGCTGGACGACCTGTGGAAGGACCACCTGTCCACCATGGATCACCTGCGTCATGGCATCCACCTGCGCGGCTACGCCCAGAAGAACCCGAAGCAGGAGTACAAGCGCGAGTCCTTCACCCTGTTCCAGGAACTGCTCGACTCCATCAAGCGTGACACCATCCGTGTCCTTTCCCATGTTCAGGTCCGCCGCGAGGACCCGGCCGAGGAAGAGGCTCGCCTGCGCCGCGAGGCCGAGGAAATGGCGCGCCGCATGCAGTTCCAGCATGCCGCGGCGCCGAGCCTCGACGAGCCGGAGATGGCCGAGGAGGACGGTGACGTGGCCGTCGCCACCGCGACCGCCCCGGTGCGTACCGAACCCAAGGTGGGCCGCAACGAGCCCTGCCCCTGCGGTTCCGGCAAGAAATACAAGCACTGCCACGGTCAGATCAACTAA
- the argJ gene encoding bifunctional glutamate N-acetyltransferase/amino-acid acetyltransferase ArgJ, producing MAVGLGPLPTLHPVPGFELGIASAGIKRPGRKDVVVMRCAEGSSIAGVTTTNAFCAAPVLITRERLDGEVRYLLTNTGNANAGTGPDGLVRARRACARLAELAGVSEDAVLPFSTGVIGEPLPVEKIEGALAAALADLKADNWVQAAEGIMTTDTLPKGASRQFDHDGVTVTITGISKGAGMIRPNMATMLGYIATDAKVARDVLQALVRDAANKSFNRITIDGDTSTNDCCMLIATGQTALPEITAASGELFAKLKQAVFEVFMEIAQAIVRDGEGATKFVTVQVNGGGNHQECLDVAYAVAHSPLIKTALFASDPNWGRILAAVGYAGVPELDVSKIDVFLGEVCIASQGGRAATYTEAQGAAVMAREEISIRIELGRGDCSETIWTTDLSHEYVKINAEYRT from the coding sequence ATGGCTGTTGGTCTTGGTCCTCTGCCTACGCTGCACCCGGTACCCGGTTTCGAACTCGGCATCGCCTCTGCCGGCATCAAGCGCCCTGGCCGCAAGGACGTGGTGGTGATGCGCTGCGCCGAGGGCTCCAGCATCGCTGGCGTGACCACCACCAATGCCTTCTGCGCCGCACCGGTGCTGATCACCCGCGAGCGCCTGGATGGCGAGGTTCGCTACCTGCTGACCAACACCGGCAACGCCAACGCCGGCACCGGCCCGGATGGCCTGGTCCGCGCCCGTCGCGCCTGCGCCAGGCTGGCTGAACTGGCCGGCGTGAGCGAAGACGCCGTGTTGCCGTTTTCCACCGGCGTGATCGGCGAACCGCTGCCGGTCGAGAAGATCGAAGGCGCTCTGGCTGCGGCCCTGGCCGACCTCAAGGCGGACAACTGGGTTCAGGCCGCCGAAGGGATCATGACCACCGACACGCTGCCCAAGGGCGCTAGCCGCCAGTTCGACCACGATGGCGTGACCGTCACCATCACCGGCATCAGCAAGGGCGCCGGCATGATCCGGCCGAACATGGCCACCATGCTCGGCTACATCGCCACCGATGCCAAGGTTGCCCGCGATGTATTGCAAGCGCTGGTACGCGACGCGGCGAACAAGTCCTTTAACCGCATCACCATCGATGGCGACACCTCCACCAATGACTGCTGCATGCTGATCGCCACCGGGCAGACGGCTCTGCCGGAGATCACCGCCGCCAGCGGTGAACTGTTCGCCAAGCTCAAGCAGGCGGTGTTCGAGGTGTTCATGGAGATCGCCCAGGCCATCGTGCGGGACGGCGAAGGCGCCACCAAGTTCGTTACCGTGCAGGTGAACGGCGGCGGCAACCATCAGGAGTGCCTGGATGTGGCCTATGCCGTGGCCCATTCGCCGCTGATCAAGACTGCGCTGTTCGCCTCCGACCCCAACTGGGGCCGTATCCTCGCGGCCGTGGGTTACGCCGGGGTACCGGAGCTGGACGTGAGCAAGATCGACGTGTTCCTCGGCGAAGTCTGCATCGCCAGCCAGGGTGGCCGCGCCGCCACCTACACCGAAGCGCAGGGTGCGGCGGTGATGGCCCGCGAGGAAATCTCCATTCGCATCGAGCTGGGCCGTGGGGATTGCAGCGAAACCATCTGGACCACCGACCTCTCCCACGAGTACGTGAAGATCAACGCCGAGTACCGCACCTAA
- a CDS encoding glutathione S-transferase family protein codes for MSLTLVIGNKNYSSWSLRAWLAMELTGSPYDEVRIPLYQADSHKRLLAFSPTAKVPVLQSEDGTVWDSLAIAEYLAERFPEAHLWPFGQAARAMARAVCAEMHSGFVPLRSHMPMDMQRNEPLAEVPEEVAEDIRRICALWADCRARFGQDGPFLFGHASIADAFYAPVACRLRSYAVELPADAAAYVDTIYRWPAFQRWYQAALQETEIIE; via the coding sequence ATGTCCCTGACACTGGTAATCGGCAACAAGAACTACTCCTCCTGGTCGTTACGCGCCTGGCTAGCCATGGAACTGACCGGCTCGCCCTACGACGAGGTGCGTATCCCCCTCTACCAGGCTGACAGCCACAAGCGGCTGCTGGCCTTCTCGCCCACCGCCAAGGTGCCGGTCCTGCAATCCGAAGACGGCACTGTCTGGGATTCCCTGGCCATCGCCGAATACCTCGCCGAGCGCTTCCCGGAGGCTCACCTCTGGCCCTTTGGCCAGGCGGCTCGTGCCATGGCCCGGGCGGTATGCGCCGAGATGCACAGTGGTTTCGTGCCCCTGCGCAGCCATATGCCGATGGATATGCAACGGAACGAGCCCTTGGCCGAGGTGCCCGAAGAGGTGGCGGAGGACATTCGTCGCATCTGCGCCCTGTGGGCCGACTGCCGCGCCCGTTTCGGCCAGGACGGTCCCTTCCTGTTCGGCCACGCCAGCATCGCCGACGCCTTCTACGCGCCGGTGGCCTGCCGCCTGCGCAGTTATGCCGTGGAGCTGCCGGCGGATGCCGCGGCCTATGTCGATACCATTTACCGGTGGCCTGCGTTCCAGCGCTGGTACCAGGCCGCCTTGCAGGAAACGGAGATCATCGAATGA
- a CDS encoding Nudix family hydrolase has product MKRVHVAAAVIRGADGRVLIARRPDDKHQGGLWEFPGGKVEEGEAVQAALSRELEEELGIRVGVARPLIQVHHDYPDKQVLLDVWEVSAFAGEPHGAEGQPLAWASPRELGNYEFPAANQPIVAAARLPDRYLITPDDLEPHALLAGLKTALANGVRLVQLRAPRMFDAQYRDLAVDVQGLCAGKAQLMLKGPLEWLGDFPAAGWHLTAEQLRKYAPNGRPFPRERWLAASCHSPEELRLAAAMEVDFVTLSPIQATQTHPDVQPMGWEQAEALLRDFNQPAFLLGGVGPGDLERAWQVGAQGVAGIRAFWPD; this is encoded by the coding sequence ATGAAACGAGTGCATGTGGCGGCCGCAGTGATTCGCGGCGCCGACGGCCGGGTGCTGATCGCCAGGCGCCCGGACGACAAGCACCAGGGCGGCCTCTGGGAGTTTCCCGGCGGCAAGGTGGAGGAGGGCGAAGCGGTGCAGGCCGCGCTTTCCCGTGAGTTGGAGGAGGAGCTGGGCATCCGCGTCGGCGTCGCCCGGCCGCTGATCCAGGTCCACCATGACTATCCGGACAAGCAGGTCCTGCTGGATGTCTGGGAGGTCAGCGCCTTCGCCGGCGAGCCCCACGGCGCCGAAGGCCAGCCCCTGGCCTGGGCGTCGCCTCGGGAGTTGGGGAACTATGAGTTTCCCGCCGCCAACCAGCCCATAGTGGCTGCCGCGCGTCTGCCGGATCGCTACCTCATCACCCCCGACGACCTTGAACCCCATGCCCTGCTGGCGGGCCTCAAGACCGCCCTGGCCAATGGCGTGCGTCTGGTGCAGTTGCGCGCGCCGCGCATGTTTGACGCCCAGTACCGTGACCTCGCCGTGGATGTGCAGGGCCTCTGCGCCGGTAAGGCGCAACTGATGCTCAAGGGGCCGTTGGAGTGGCTGGGCGATTTTCCCGCAGCCGGCTGGCACCTTACCGCCGAGCAGTTGCGCAAATACGCCCCCAATGGCCGCCCCTTTCCCCGTGAGCGCTGGCTCGCGGCGTCCTGCCACAGTCCCGAGGAGCTGCGGCTGGCCGCGGCGATGGAAGTGGACTTCGTGACCCTTTCGCCGATACAGGCGACCCAGACCCACCCCGATGTCCAGCCCATGGGATGGGAGCAGGCGGAGGCGTTGCTGCGCGATTTCAACCAGCCGGCCTTCCTGCTGGGCGGTGTAGGCCCCGGCGACCTCGAACGCGCCTGGCAGGTCGGCGCCCAGGGTGTGGCGGGCATCCGGGCGTTCTGGCCGGACTAG
- a CDS encoding cob(I)yrinic acid a,c-diamide adenosyltransferase, with product MGNRLSKIYTRTGDKGETGLSSGRRVPKDHPRIEAIGEVDSLNSQLGLLLAELADGVERWPGLAEVIEVLTPCQHRLFDLGGELAMPEYQVVDAEEIARLEAAIDLWNEELGPLKNFILPGGSRVVAQAHVCRSVARGAERRTQTLNGEEPLRDVLPAYLNRLSDLLFVAARLIARRQGVDEVLWQAAKKG from the coding sequence ATGGGCAACCGCCTTTCCAAGATTTACACGCGCACCGGCGACAAGGGCGAAACCGGCCTGTCCAGCGGTCGTCGGGTACCCAAGGATCACCCACGCATCGAGGCCATAGGCGAGGTGGACAGCCTGAACAGCCAGCTCGGCCTGCTGCTGGCGGAACTCGCCGACGGCGTGGAGCGCTGGCCTGGCCTGGCCGAGGTGATCGAGGTTCTGACGCCCTGTCAGCACCGCCTGTTCGACCTGGGCGGCGAGCTGGCAATGCCGGAGTATCAGGTGGTGGACGCCGAGGAAATCGCCCGGCTGGAAGCGGCCATCGACCTCTGGAACGAGGAACTGGGCCCGCTGAAGAACTTCATCCTCCCGGGCGGTTCGCGCGTGGTGGCCCAGGCCCACGTCTGCCGCAGCGTCGCCCGCGGCGCCGAACGCCGCACACAGACGCTGAACGGCGAAGAACCGCTGCGCGACGTATTGCCGGCCTACCTCAACCGGCTATCCGACCTGCTGTTCGTCGCCGCCCGCCTGATCGCCCGGCGCCAGGGCGTGGACGAGGTGCTGTGGCAGGCGGCGAAGAAAGGCTGA
- a CDS encoding sensor histidine kinase → MTSLRQRLENLSVGRKLLAALLVLLATVLLIANLAFISAAYWISQESVAPQGLETLGRLFATSAVGPEALSSEENAKQMLQRLDGYTPLRAAALYDTDGRLLAQLQRGTQLNLPLKASDIPGWRLREFRTTHLTELPMPGQPPGHLLLIASSELPGVFYTGTLTASLAILACSVLLWLLVARQIRRMVTRPIRRLEELSRQVTREENYALRAPRGNRDEIGSLADAFNTMLSRIEAREQQLKRARDDAQAAFDQAHELAEETRHSNRKLELEVQVRSKIEKKLTGFQNYLNSIIDSMPSALIALDEQLYVTQWNQEASALSGTPMDDALNQPVFLAFPLLKPFLPQIRLTAEKHKVEKVERVSWLAGEDVHHYALTFYPLMGGTGRGVVIRIDDITQRLSMEELMVQSEKMLSVGGLAAGMAHEINNPLGAILHNVQNIRRRISPELDRNQEQASISGVRLEAVNQYLEAREVPRLLDDIQQAGARAAKIVTHMLAFSRRSNRQLAPCHLPMLIDQALEIASNDFDLTEGFDFKGMEVVREFDPELGPVPGTANELEQVLLNLLKNAAQAIHLREDDEEGRITLRTRLSPPWAEIQVEDTGVGIPESVRKRIFEPFFTTKEVGQGTGLGLSVSYFIITNNHKGQMEVQSKPGQGTCFTLRLPLTSGPLNTGA, encoded by the coding sequence TTGACCAGCCTGCGTCAACGCCTCGAAAACCTGTCGGTCGGCCGCAAACTGCTCGCCGCCCTGCTGGTTCTGCTCGCCACCGTCCTGCTCATCGCCAACCTGGCCTTTATCAGCGCCGCCTACTGGATCTCCCAGGAAAGCGTGGCCCCCCAGGGCCTGGAAACCCTTGGCCGGCTATTCGCCACCTCGGCCGTCGGCCCCGAGGCGCTGTCTTCGGAAGAGAACGCCAAGCAAATGCTGCAGCGCCTGGACGGCTACACGCCCCTGCGCGCCGCCGCGCTCTACGACACCGACGGTCGCCTGCTGGCGCAGTTGCAACGCGGCACGCAGCTCAACCTGCCGCTGAAGGCCAGCGATATCCCAGGTTGGCGCCTGCGCGAGTTCCGCACCACCCACCTCACCGAACTGCCGATGCCTGGGCAGCCGCCGGGCCATCTGCTGCTCATTGCGTCCAGCGAGCTCCCGGGCGTGTTCTACACCGGGACCCTGACCGCAAGCCTCGCCATCCTCGCCTGCAGCGTGCTGCTCTGGCTGCTGGTGGCGCGGCAGATCCGGCGCATGGTCACCCGCCCCATCCGCCGCCTGGAGGAACTCTCGCGCCAGGTGACCCGCGAGGAGAACTACGCCCTGCGCGCGCCCCGCGGCAACCGCGACGAGATCGGCAGCCTGGCCGACGCCTTCAACACCATGCTCAGCCGCATCGAGGCCCGCGAGCAGCAACTCAAGCGCGCCCGCGACGACGCCCAGGCGGCCTTCGACCAGGCCCACGAACTGGCCGAGGAAACCCGCCACTCCAACCGCAAGCTGGAGCTGGAAGTGCAGGTGCGCAGCAAGATCGAGAAAAAGCTCACGGGCTTCCAGAACTACCTCAACAGCATCATCGATTCGATGCCCTCGGCGCTCATCGCCCTGGACGAGCAGCTCTACGTCACCCAGTGGAACCAGGAAGCCAGCGCTCTCTCGGGCACGCCCATGGACGACGCGCTGAACCAGCCGGTGTTCCTCGCCTTCCCCTTGCTCAAGCCTTTCCTGCCGCAGATTCGCCTGACCGCCGAGAAGCACAAGGTGGAAAAGGTCGAGCGGGTGAGCTGGCTGGCCGGCGAGGACGTCCACCACTACGCCCTGACCTTCTACCCGCTGATGGGCGGCACCGGACGCGGCGTGGTGATCCGTATCGACGACATCACCCAGCGGCTGTCCATGGAAGAACTGATGGTGCAGTCGGAAAAGATGCTCTCGGTGGGTGGCCTGGCCGCCGGCATGGCCCACGAGATCAACAACCCCCTCGGCGCCATCCTGCACAACGTGCAGAACATCCGCCGGCGCATCTCCCCGGAGCTCGACCGCAACCAGGAGCAGGCAAGCATCAGCGGCGTCAGGCTGGAAGCCGTCAACCAGTACCTGGAGGCCCGCGAAGTGCCCAGGCTGCTGGACGACATCCAGCAAGCCGGCGCGCGGGCGGCGAAGATCGTGACCCACATGCTCGCCTTCAGCCGCCGCAGCAACCGGCAGCTCGCGCCTTGCCACCTGCCGATGCTGATCGACCAGGCGCTGGAAATCGCCAGCAACGACTTCGACCTGACCGAAGGTTTCGATTTCAAGGGAATGGAGGTCGTCCGCGAGTTCGACCCGGAACTGGGACCCGTGCCCGGCACCGCCAACGAACTGGAGCAAGTGCTGCTCAATCTGCTGAAAAATGCCGCCCAGGCCATCCACCTGCGCGAGGACGACGAGGAAGGTCGCATCACCCTGCGCACCCGCCTGAGCCCACCCTGGGCGGAAATCCAGGTGGAAGATACCGGCGTGGGTATTCCCGAATCGGTGCGCAAACGCATCTTCGAGCCCTTCTTCACCACCAAGGAGGTGGGCCAGGGCACCGGGCTCGGGCTGTCGGTTTCCTATTTCATCATCACCAACAACCACAAGGGCCAGATGGAGGTGCAGTCCAAGCCCGGCCAGGGCACCTGCTTCACCCTGCGCCTGCCGCTCACTTCCGGCCCCCTGAACACAGGAGCCTGA